Within the Butyrivibrio sp. AE3004 genome, the region TAACCGGTTCAGGCGGACTTACACTTGCAAGTCATCTTGAAGTACCTTTTGTTCAGGAAGTCATAGCCGTATCCACTGCTCTTAAAGCTCTTGCTCCCAAAACTGATGTTGCAATTGAACTTGGCGGTGAAGACGCAAAGATCATCTACTTTGAAGGTGGCAATGTTGAGCAACGTATGAATGGTATCTGTGCCGGTGGTACAGGTTCATTTATTGACCAAATGGCTTCTCTTCTTCAGACAGATGCCTCTGGATTAAATGAATATGCAAAAAATTATAATTCTTTATATACAATAGCTGCACGTTGCGGCGTTTTCGCAAAATCCGATATCCAGCCTCTTATAAACGAAGGCGCCACAAAAGAGGATCTTGCTGCTTCTATTTTCCAGGCAGTTGTTAATCAGACTATAAGTGGCCTTGCCTGCGGTAAACCTATCCGCGGACATATAGCATTCCTTGGTGGTCCTCTTCACTTTCTTTCAGAGCTTAAGGTTGCTTTTATCCGTACTTTGAAGCTGGATGACGAGCATATAATTGATGCTGATAATTCACACCTTTTTGCAGCTATTGGTTCAGCAATGAATGCCAATGAAGAATGCCACTATTCCATGGTTGATATGATTGGAAAGCTTTCACATAAAATAACCATGGCTGCAGAGGTTTCAAGACTCGAGCCTCTTTTTGACTCAGAGGATGAATACGAAAAATTTCTTGACCGCCAGAATAATTACCGGGTAAAAACAGCAAAACTGGACAATTACAAAGGTAACGCATTTCTCGGAATTGATGCAGGTTCTACAACTACAAAATGCGCTCTTGTTTCAGAAGACGGAGACCTGCTCTACTCTTTCTATTCAAGCAACAACGGAAGCCCTCTCAAAACAGCTATAAGCTCCATTCAGGAGATTTATAAACTGATGCCTGAAGGTGTTACTATTGCAAGATCATGTTCTACCGGTTATGGAGAGGCTCTGCTTAAATCCGCTCTAATGCTTGATGACGGAGAGGTTGAAACTATCGCTCATTATAATGCTGCTTCTTTCTTTGACCCCGAAGTAGATTGTATTCTCGATATAGGCGGTCAGGATATGAAGTGCATTCATATTAAGAATGATACTGTTGACAGCGTTCAGCTTAATGAAGCTTGCTCTTCCGGTTGTGGTAGTTTTATAGAAACCTTTGCAAAATCCCTTAATTACAGTGTTCAGGACTTCGCTAAAATCGCTCTGTTTGCTGAAGCACCGATTGACCTTGGAACACGCTGTACTGTGTTTATGAATTCACGAGTAAAACAGGCACAGAAGGAAGGAGCATCTGTTGCTGATATTTCTGCAGGTCTGGCTTACTCTGTAATAAAAAATGCATTATTTAAAGTAATAAAAGTATCCGATGCCAAAGAACTTGGTGAGCATATTGTTGTTCAGGGTGGTACTTTCTATAATGACGCCGTACTCAAAGCATTTGAAAAAATCTCAGGTGCCCAGGTTACACGTCCTGATATAGCAGGCATAATGGGTGCTTTCGGAGCTGCACTTATAGCCAGAAACAGATTTCATGAGAAAAACAGCTCCAAGACAACCATGCTTACAATTGACCAGATTAATAAGCTTGAATACTCAACAAGTATGACAACCTGTCAGGGATGTACTAACCATTGTCGTCTTACCATAAACAAATTTACGGGTGGACGTCAGCATATTTCAGGCAACCGCTGTGAACGAGGGATTGGTAAGGTAAAGAATGCCGCAGGGATACCCAATCTATTTGAGTATAAGTACAAGAGAATATTTGATTATAAGCCTTTAACTGAGGTTGAAGCCAGTCGTGGAACTGTTGGAATTCCGAGAGTTCTGAATTTTTATGAGAACTATCCATTTTGGTTTACGTTCTTCACAAACCTTGGTTATCGTGTTGTGCTTTCACCAAGATCAACTCATCAGATATACGAGCTGGGTATAGAATCCATTCCCAGTGAGTCAGAATGCTACCCTGCAAAGATTTCTCATGGTCATGTAGAGTGGCTTATCAGAAATAATGTTGATTTTATCTTCTATCCCGGTCTTTTCTATGAAAGAGATGAGGTAGAAGGTGCGACTAACCACTACAATTGTCCTATTGTTACTTCCTACTCAGAAAACATAAAGAATAACGTAGAAGCAATCACTGAAGGCAAGATTAAATTCAGAAATCCTTTTATGTCTTTCTCAAGCCTTAAGACTGCTACTGATGCACTTGTTAAGGAATTTTCCGAAATACCTGCAAAAGAGATTATTGCTGCAGCACAAAAAGGTTGGGATGAAATGGCGAAAGCCCGTGATGATATCCGTAAAAAGGGTGAAGAAACCTTAAAATGGATGAAGGATAACAACAAGCATGGTATTGTTGTTGCAGGACGCCCATATCATGTCGATCCCGAAATAAACCATGGCATACCTGATATGATCTGCTCTTATGGTGTCGCAGTACTTACAGAGGATTCCATTTCACACCTTGGAACCCCTGAGAGGCCGCTTATCGTTTCAGATCAGTGGATGTATCATTCACGACTCTATGCAGCTGCAAGCTTTGTTCGTACCAGAAATGATCTTGATCTTATCCAGCTCAATTCCTTTGGATGTGGTCTTGATGCTGTTACAACCGATCAGGTTAATGATATACTTTCAGGTTCCGGAAAAATATACACTTGCCTAAAGATAGATGAAGTAAATAACCTTGGTAGTGCCAGAATTCGTGTCCGCTCTTTGCTCGCTGCTATCCGCGTCCGTAAACAGAAAGAAAATCATGAGCGTACCATTAACTCAACTGCTATCAATAGACGTCTTTTTACAGAGGATATGAGAGAAAATTATACAATACTTGTTCCTCAGATGTCTCCTATCCACTTCGATATTCTGGAGCCCGCTTTATCTGCATGCGGCTACAATATCGTAGTTATGCAGAATGATAACAAGCATGCGATTGACATGGGACTTAAGTATGTAAATAATGACGCCTGCTATCCTTCACTTTGGGTTGTAGGTCAGATTATGGACGAATTACATTCAGGTAAATATGACCTTAACAAGACCGCTGTCCTTATGAGTCAGACAGGTGGGGGTTGCAGAGCTACAAACTATGTTGGCTTTATAAGAAGAGCTCTTAGGAAAGCCGGTATGGAACAGGTACCTGTAGTTTCGGTGAACTTAAGTAAGCTTGAGCACAATCCCGGCTTCCATATCAATTTTGAGATGCTTGAAAGAGCGGCTTATGCTGCAGTATTCGGTGATGTCTTTATGAGATGTGTATACCGTATGAGACCTTATGAAAAGACTCCCGGATCAGTTGAAGCTGTTCATACTAAATGGAAAAAGAAATGTATAGAATTTGTTTCCGCAAAACATCTCAGCTTTACAAAATTCCAGCATATGTGTAAGGAAATTGTTGAAGATTTTGATAAAATTGAGATTACGGATACTGTTAAACCACGTGTTGGTATAGTTGGTGAAATACTTGTTAAATTTGCACCGGCTGCCAACAACCATTTGGTAGATCTTCTTGAAGCAGAGGGTGCTGAAGCAGTTGTTCCGGATCTGTTGGATTTCATGCTCTACTGTTTCTATAACCAGGTTTATAAAGCCGATCAGCTTGGAACAAGCAAAAAAAACAAGGCTTTTTGTAAAGCAGGCATATGGGCCTTGGAAAAGCTTCGCGGCGGAGCATCAAAAGCGTTTGAAAACAGCGTTCATTTTGAAGCCCCCACCAGCATCTACAAGCTTGTTGACTATGCTAAGCCTATTGTTTCTATCGGTAACCAGACCGGTGAAGGATGGTTCCTCACAGGCGAGATGGTTGAGCTTATAAAAGAAGGTGCATCAAATATCGTGTGCACGCAGCCTTTTGGTTGCCTTCCAAATCACGTTGTTGGTAAGGGAGTTATAAAACAGATGAGAAAGCTTTATCCCGGTTGTAATATTGTTGCTATTGATTATGATCCGGGTGCCAGTGAAGTTAACCAGCTGAACAGAATCAAGCTTATGCTCTCTACCGCTCATAAAAAAGCGCATGAGGAAACTGCATTAGAATCTGAAAAAGCAATTTCATAAACAAGAAAAAAAATAAAACAGGGTAGAAAAAAATAATTTGTTTTCTACCCTGTTTTTTATTGTATATATACCATGGTTGTTTTTCTAAATGCAGAAATAAGACGTAATATTCCCGAATAAATTATTCCGACACTATAGATAATAACTGCAGTATCCTGTTCCTTAATAAATATGAAGCAGAACAATGCTATAAGTATATTTATTATTCCATGCATAAATTTCAGTTTCCATGAACTGGTGCCGTATGTTCTTGCTTCGTTAGCTCTTAACAGTTCTACAAGACCACTAAATGCATGAATTGTTGCAAGATACATGATTATGTAAAATGTTGGTATATCAGTTATCGCTCCAGTAAGGAGGCCAAAATCAATTGATATAATGCCTTTATAAAGAACCATCTTTCCACCGACCATAAATTGAGCCATGAAAAAATAATATAAAAGCTCACTAACACCGGATATCATCAAAGCCAGAGCCATAATCGCAAGAACAACAGGATATGCTTCTTTTGAATCCATAATCATCATTATCGCATATACGATCATTATTATACTGAAAATAATATTCCTTATTCTTTGAAATTTTGACATCATTAACCTCATCTATTAACCAATATTTTTATCTGACTCATAATGGTCCATTGTCAGTGCAGCGGGCTAATCTACAGTTATCTCTTTTGAAAATCCCGCTATATGATTTTTTGATTTAAAAATCTCATTTGTTACCATACTCTTCTGTGCAATTGCTGCGTCAAGAAATCTTCCGATAAAGGTTTTTGTCTTTGAATAATTAACAACATATTCATGCTGATATTTACCCAGGTCAAAATCACAGATACTTTGACCTGACAGCTCTTCACCAAAGGCTTTCCAATCATTTGATGCTATTAGTTGTCTTTTTCTTATGATGCCTTCTATTCGTTCTCTATATTCCTTAATTGCCTCCATATCATATGTATCTTTTTCAAAAGAATCCACTTCCCCTCTGAGATATTTCATTGCGTATATCATCTGAGTAAATGCTTTTAAATAATCATTAGGATTATCTTTGGTAATTTCTTTATAGTCATCCCACGCTGGAATATATCTGTATTTGATAAAGGAATAATCCGGAAGATGTCCTGCTCTTCCATGCCCCAGGTTCATAACCGAGTTTTCACTGTTTTGGAAAAGACTATTTGTGTAAATATTTTCTTCAAGATTATCAGGTGCTGAGGGATTATGTCTAAACCTGATTGGCCTCTCCTGCTCTTTCCCGTCAATCATTACCACTTCTCTAAAATCCCATGTAGTATTATTTATTACCAAAGACGGTGTTCCTGCAAAATAACTATGTGCCCAGGTATCAGCGAGCACATGCATCGCAAGTCCTACTGCCTGAAGTGATTTACCCTTAGCAATCTCAACAGTCTTTATTACAAGATCACTGTTTGGCCTACAGATAAGCCTGTATTTATCCATGTAAATTTTAGGTCTCCACTTCTTTACCGCATATAGATCATATGGTAAAAAGTGAAAAGATGCCCATATTCTGGTTATATCCTGGAGCCCCAGAATATCGGTTCTGACATCCATCATTTCGAGCTGTAGTTGAGTAGTAGCATAAGCTAATGGAGCATGAATTTTATCCAGAAATGTTTTTGAACATAAATCCACTAATTGAGCACTGTAGCATACGTCCAGACTTTCCTCATGCGTATATCCTGCAAGAAAAGCAGCGCAATATGTAGCGTAATAATGAAAATCTTCCTGCATCTTAGTTTTCGTACTCCTTTAGTTTACTCAGTTTTTTTATTTTAATATATGAATAAAGCATATCAATAATTATATAGAAAAATGTAAAATCAACCATTAACGTAATAATAACAGTATCATCCCATTCCATACTTTCTGGTGAGCATAAATAATTGGAAACACTTATCAGATTTATAATAAAAAGGACAATTGCCCAAATCAAAAATCGTGTATTTTCAGTTTTTCTTCTGGCATAATATACAGCACAAGCACCTATATAGACATGTAAAAGGAGAACAAGCGTATACACTATAAAAACAATAACCAATACAACATTTACAAGTGTATCTGAATTACCAATATTGATTATTGCAACTATATCTTCCATATTTGTCTGTCCCATTATCATATTTATCAAATATTTAAGTACAGACCATATTCCAAACACGATTACTCCAAGCCCATTTATTTCAAGATTATTATAATATTTTCGAATCTGTGCTTTTGTTTCTTCAGACATTTTGTATACTCCACTAATCAATTGTTATATTTTGCTGATTATAAGTATACACCCTTACCGGCATGGTCAGTGCTATATTGCAGGATCAGCATCCCAATAAAAACTAAAGAGCTGCCATCATTATATGTGGCAGCCCCTGATAAAAGTAAAATATCAAACTATTTAGATTTCTCATTTAGTTTATCTATATCATCCTGTAATCTTTCCATCGCAAATTCATTAGACCTGAGAGCAAGATGTGCTTTCAAGGAGCGGTTATGAATATCATTTCTCTTCTTGTAATAATCCAAAAGATCTTCATCATCAATTTTCAGATATCCATCTGCAATTGCACCGGGAAGAACAAATTTCTTAACTACATCAGAAAACTCAACCTCAATATATTTCCCATCCTGCTTTGTAATATTTCCGGCACCAAATTTTTCATGAGTGATTTTTAAATTTATGGCGTCTTTAACACCGAGAGCTTTTTCTTCAGAATCAAGGGCCTCTATTTCCTTTTCCAGGTTCCCGTGTTCTTCCTTTAGATCTTCCATACGTTTAGCATGCTCTTCAAGAAGCTCCTTTGTTCTCTTAGTTCTGGTCTTAGGAGCGGTTTTTACTTCTTTCTCTTCCTCTTCAAGATCTAAACCCATTGCATACCCCTTTTCCGCAGAAATCTGTTCTGCTAAGACTATTATCTACGATATATTACATTTTATCTTATTTTTTTTAGTTTGCGGTGAATGTTACTTTTTTTTCATAAAACTTTTATGTTTTTATATATTCTTTTCAATTATCTTCAGTAGTAAGCTCGCTCTGAGCTTTGAGTTTCCTATCTTTATCAAGTATTTGTCCCCACTTGTAAGGAGTTGCCTGATATACATAATAGTCAAGCCAGTTAGAGTACAAATTATTACAATGAGATCTCCATGTAAGTCTTGGCGTATTATCAGGGTCATCCTCAGGATAATAGTTTTCAGGCACATGAATAGGTAAGTCTTTACTAAGATCTCTAATATATTCATTGTGAAGAGTCAATCTGTCATATTCAGCATGTCCCATAACAAAAATGTTTTTACCGTCCTTGGACATGCAAAGAAAAACTCCTGCCACATTTGATTCAGCTAAAACCACAAGATCCTTACAACTATGTATTTCATTAGAAGGTGATTCCGTATGTCTTGAATGAGGCATAAGAAATACATCATCAAACCCTCTTACAAGAGGAACCTTCCTGTTTTCAACTCTATGCTCAAAAAGGCCAAAAAGTTTTTCCGGAAGCTGCCTTTTTTGTATTCCGTAATGATAATAGAGTCCGGCCTGAGCTCCCCAGCAGATATGGAAAGTTGAAGTAACATTTGTCTTTGACCACTCAAAAATCTCGCATAATTCCGGCCAATAATCAACTTCCTCAAATTCCATCTGCTCTACCGGTGCACCAGTTATGATAAGGCCA harbors:
- a CDS encoding DUF6765 family protein — encoded protein: MQEDFHYYATYCAAFLAGYTHEESLDVCYSAQLVDLCSKTFLDKIHAPLAYATTQLQLEMMDVRTDILGLQDITRIWASFHFLPYDLYAVKKWRPKIYMDKYRLICRPNSDLVIKTVEIAKGKSLQAVGLAMHVLADTWAHSYFAGTPSLVINNTTWDFREVVMIDGKEQERPIRFRHNPSAPDNLEENIYTNSLFQNSENSVMNLGHGRAGHLPDYSFIKYRYIPAWDDYKEITKDNPNDYLKAFTQMIYAMKYLRGEVDSFEKDTYDMEAIKEYRERIEGIIRKRQLIASNDWKAFGEELSGQSICDFDLGKYQHEYVVNYSKTKTFIGRFLDAAIAQKSMVTNEIFKSKNHIAGFSKEITVD
- a CDS encoding 2-hydroxyacyl-CoA dehydratase — encoded protein: MISKDYTLGIDIGSTTVKIALMDSDRNIVFSDYRRHFANIQETLLSLLQDAAKISGNVTLHPVITGSGGLTLASHLEVPFVQEVIAVSTALKALAPKTDVAIELGGEDAKIIYFEGGNVEQRMNGICAGGTGSFIDQMASLLQTDASGLNEYAKNYNSLYTIAARCGVFAKSDIQPLINEGATKEDLAASIFQAVVNQTISGLACGKPIRGHIAFLGGPLHFLSELKVAFIRTLKLDDEHIIDADNSHLFAAIGSAMNANEECHYSMVDMIGKLSHKITMAAEVSRLEPLFDSEDEYEKFLDRQNNYRVKTAKLDNYKGNAFLGIDAGSTTTKCALVSEDGDLLYSFYSSNNGSPLKTAISSIQEIYKLMPEGVTIARSCSTGYGEALLKSALMLDDGEVETIAHYNAASFFDPEVDCILDIGGQDMKCIHIKNDTVDSVQLNEACSSGCGSFIETFAKSLNYSVQDFAKIALFAEAPIDLGTRCTVFMNSRVKQAQKEGASVADISAGLAYSVIKNALFKVIKVSDAKELGEHIVVQGGTFYNDAVLKAFEKISGAQVTRPDIAGIMGAFGAALIARNRFHEKNSSKTTMLTIDQINKLEYSTSMTTCQGCTNHCRLTINKFTGGRQHISGNRCERGIGKVKNAAGIPNLFEYKYKRIFDYKPLTEVEASRGTVGIPRVLNFYENYPFWFTFFTNLGYRVVLSPRSTHQIYELGIESIPSESECYPAKISHGHVEWLIRNNVDFIFYPGLFYERDEVEGATNHYNCPIVTSYSENIKNNVEAITEGKIKFRNPFMSFSSLKTATDALVKEFSEIPAKEIIAAAQKGWDEMAKARDDIRKKGEETLKWMKDNNKHGIVVAGRPYHVDPEINHGIPDMICSYGVAVLTEDSISHLGTPERPLIVSDQWMYHSRLYAAASFVRTRNDLDLIQLNSFGCGLDAVTTDQVNDILSGSGKIYTCLKIDEVNNLGSARIRVRSLLAAIRVRKQKENHERTINSTAINRRLFTEDMRENYTILVPQMSPIHFDILEPALSACGYNIVVMQNDNKHAIDMGLKYVNNDACYPSLWVVGQIMDELHSGKYDLNKTAVLMSQTGGGCRATNYVGFIRRALRKAGMEQVPVVSVNLSKLEHNPGFHINFEMLERAAYAAVFGDVFMRCVYRMRPYEKTPGSVEAVHTKWKKKCIEFVSAKHLSFTKFQHMCKEIVEDFDKIEITDTVKPRVGIVGEILVKFAPAANNHLVDLLEAEGAEAVVPDLLDFMLYCFYNQVYKADQLGTSKKNKAFCKAGIWALEKLRGGASKAFENSVHFEAPTSIYKLVDYAKPIVSIGNQTGEGWFLTGEMVELIKEGASNIVCTQPFGCLPNHVVGKGVIKQMRKLYPGCNIVAIDYDPGASEVNQLNRIKLMLSTAHKKAHEETALESEKAIS
- a CDS encoding DUF308 domain-containing protein, which codes for MSKFQRIRNIIFSIIMIVYAIMMIMDSKEAYPVVLAIMALALMISGVSELLYYFFMAQFMVGGKMVLYKGIISIDFGLLTGAITDIPTFYIIMYLATIHAFSGLVELLRANEARTYGTSSWKLKFMHGIINILIALFCFIFIKEQDTAVIIYSVGIIYSGILRLISAFRKTTMVYIQ
- the metA gene encoding homoserine O-acetyltransferase MetA, encoding MPIKIMNDLPVREILEKENIFVVDENRAMHQDIRSLNICILNLMPLKEDTELQLLRSLSNTPLQIDVSFMRVSSHKSLNTSPNHLNRFYHTFEELKNNTYDGLIITGAPVEQMEFEEVDYWPELCEIFEWSKTNVTSTFHICWGAQAGLYYHYGIQKRQLPEKLFGLFEHRVENRKVPLVRGFDDVFLMPHSRHTESPSNEIHSCKDLVVLAESNVAGVFLCMSKDGKNIFVMGHAEYDRLTLHNEYIRDLSKDLPIHVPENYYPEDDPDNTPRLTWRSHCNNLYSNWLDYYVYQATPYKWGQILDKDRKLKAQSELTTEDN